AGCCACGCCAGATCAGCGTGTCATGCGCAATATCCAAGGCGGCAGAGTGCAGCGCGACCACGCGCGCCTCCGCCGACGCCTCCGGGCGCAGGCGGTGATCCACCGTGACGCAGCGCAGCGGCGCTCCGCCCCACTCGACCATAAGATAGAGAAGGGCCAGCGAGTCGCTGCCGCCGGACACCGCCACGCCCAGCGGCGCCTGCGGGGCATGATCGCCAAAATGCGCCGCGATCAGCGCGCACAGATCCGCATCCGCCTCAGCCATGGCAGGCAGACACGGCAGCGCGCGTCACTGGCAGGACAGGGATTGCATCTCGGTGCGGGCGTCGGTGGCGGGTATCGTCCCGGCAAAGCGCGTTTCAACTTCGCCCAATGTCTGGCAAGCGGCATCGCCCTGCCCGAGCTGGCCCAGCGCGCGCCCGAGACGGAATAGCGACTCCGCGGCCTCGGGTCCGTTCTTGTCAGCGGAAAAGCCGTCGAGATAGGATTTGGCCGCGTCCTTGAGGCTACCTTGCTGTTCCAGTGCCTTGCCCCGCGCCAGATATGCGCGCGGCGCCAGCGGGCTGCCGGGATACGTCTGCAGAAAACTTCCGAAAAGCTCGGCGGCGCGGGCCGTCTCGCCCGCGTCCATGGCAACCTGAGCCGCGTCGAAATCCGCCTGTTCGCCCACGGCCAGTGACGTTGTGGGCGCCGGGGCCGCATCGCCCGTTCCCTGCCCCTGATCTGCGGGCTGGATCACCGAGCTGCCGCCGGTGCTGGGCATGTCGCCGCCGCCGAGTGTCGTCGTCTCGCCCAGTTTGGACGTATCACCACCCTCCAGCTCGACGAGGCGGAACTCCAGATCACCGATGCGATTGGTGCCATCCGTGACGACCCGGTCGATGCGCAGCTGCATCTCCTCGGTCCGCGCGGTGAGGCGCTGCAACTCGCTCTCGATTGCGCCCACACGGTCAAGGACCGAGCCGGATGTATTCAGCGTGCCCGCGCCGCCTGTCGTGCTCAGCTCGCGGCGTAGTTTTTGCACCTCGACGTAAAGCACCGAAAGTTCCTGCCGAATATCGGCAAGGGTCGCCTGGCGGTCCTGCGCCTGCGCCGGGGCGCTGAAAATACCCGGCAGGGCAAGGGTCAGGGTTGCGATCAGTGCTAGGATGAGGCGCATGGGCGGGCTCCGGGAATTGGCGAAAGTTTGAGGCTTAGCTGCTGGCACCGCCGACCGAGATGACGGTCACGGCCCGGCGGTTCTGAGCGTAGCACGCCTCGGCCGAGCAGATCTCGATCGGGCGTTCCTTGCCGTAGCTGACAGTGCGCAGGCGGCTGGCGGGCACTCCTTGACTAAGCAGATATTCCTCAACCGAGTTGGCGCGGCGCGCGCCCAGCGCAAGGTTGTATTCGCGCGTGCCCTGCTCGTCCGCATGGCCCTCGATCACGGCGCTGTAGTCGCGGTTGGTCAGCAACCACTGCGCCTGCCCATCCAGCGTGCGCTGCGCATCGGGGGTCAGCGTATAGGTGTCGATGACGAAAAGGACGCGATCGCCCACGGTCTGCTGGAAATAGGCCGGCGAGGTCGGGTCGCTGGCCGAGCCTGCGACCATACCGGCATTGGCCCCCATACCGCCGTTCAAACCGCCGGCCGGGTCATCGCCGAAACGGCCGGGATCGGTACATGCGGCCAGTGTCAGGCCCGCGCCGAGAAGGATCATCGTCTTGAGAAAGGTCATGTCGTGCCTCATGGGTGTTATGCTCGTGCGGACAATCCGCGTTATTTGCGCCTTTTGTAGCATAGCGCGGCGCCCAAGGGAAACGCCGCGCATCTGTTTTCCGGTCAAGCTCCGCGCTTATTGCAGCGGCGACCAGGACGGGTCGCTCGCGCCAGATGCGGTGGGCACGCGGCGCAGGTTGCGGCCGGTGATATCAACGGAATAAAGGCCCGCCTGTCCGTCCGCGCCCTGCGTCTCGCGGGTGAACATGATGACGCGGCCATTGGGCGCCCATG
This portion of the Roseovarius nanhaiticus genome encodes:
- the pal gene encoding peptidoglycan-associated lipoprotein Pal; translated protein: MTFLKTMILLGAGLTLAACTDPGRFGDDPAGGLNGGMGANAGMVAGSASDPTSPAYFQQTVGDRVLFVIDTYTLTPDAQRTLDGQAQWLLTNRDYSAVIEGHADEQGTREYNLALGARRANSVEEYLLSQGVPASRLRTVSYGKERPIEICSAEACYAQNRRAVTVISVGGASS
- a CDS encoding tetratricopeptide repeat protein, which encodes MRLILALIATLTLALPGIFSAPAQAQDRQATLADIRQELSVLYVEVQKLRRELSTTGGAGTLNTSGSVLDRVGAIESELQRLTARTEEMQLRIDRVVTDGTNRIGDLEFRLVELEGGDTSKLGETTTLGGGDMPSTGGSSVIQPADQGQGTGDAAPAPTTSLAVGEQADFDAAQVAMDAGETARAAELFGSFLQTYPGSPLAPRAYLARGKALEQQGSLKDAAKSYLDGFSADKNGPEAAESLFRLGRALGQLGQGDAACQTLGEVETRFAGTIPATDARTEMQSLSCQ